Within the Planctomycetaceae bacterium genome, the region CCTGTTTCCGTTCAACGACAAATCACCCCATCCCTGATCGTCAGTCAGAATGACGATCACGTTCGGACGCTCAGCGGCCGCCGCTGGCACGACAAGCACGGCCACCAAACACAGTCGCATAATGATTTCGTGCATCGGTCGTTTCTCTCCTCGCTGACATGACGACCCCGGGGGCCGGGCATCTTACAGGGAGTGCGCAGCGGATCGAACTACTGGACGGCGACATCGTGCTGCAGTTCGACTTTTCTGACGACATACAGAACCGGCGACGAATCACCGGCGGACCTGCTTTCGATTCGCCGGACATTGAAGCCTGCTCCGAGTCGCGCGAGCACTTTGGTGACGGCTGTGCCTTCTTCCGGACCACCCGCATGACCCCGGTAAGCCAGAATCGTCATGATGCCGCCCGCTCGAAGTGCTTCGGCAGCCTGTTGAATCGCCGGCACTGTTGTTTCCGGTGACGTGATCACTTTCTTGTCGCCTCGCGGCAGGTAGCCGAGATTGAACATCACGGCCGCGACGCTGAGCGGGCTGACTTCGCTGTTCAGTGTTTCGTGTCCGCGAAGGATCAATCGGACGTTTTGCAATCCGTGGGCCTGCAGCCGCTGTGTTGTCGAAGCTAGTGCCGCTTCCTGGATATCGAAGCCGATGACCAGTCCCGCGTCGCCGACGAGCCGGGACAGATGACACGTGTCGAACCCGTTGCCGACCGTCGCGTCGATGACGGTGTCGCCGGGTTTCACGACTTCCGCCACAAGTTGCTGAGCTATCTGCGTCAGCGGCGGCTGTGCGGCAAGTTCGGCCTTTTTCTTAAGTCTTGCATAGTCGCTTTTCGCTTCGATCGGGCTGTCGTTGTACATCGCTTCGACGAGTTGCGCCGCCAGCCGCGGTGCCCGTACCGCTCCTTTTGAACCCAGCCCGTTGAAAATCCAGGCGTTGCGATGTTGTGAATTCCGTCCCAGCACCGGTTCGTAGTCTTTCATCGTCGGCCGCACCGCCGCTCGATGCCGGATCACTTCGATCGACCCGGTCACGAGTTCTGACAGCCGGCTCAGCAGTTCCGCTCGTCCCTCTGCTTTCGGCTGCGGCCTGGGATCCTTCCAGTCATACGTCGCGCCGGCTGTCTGTCGCCCGTCGATTTCCGGAGCAATCCAGATTCCGCGATGAATCACTTCCGTCCGTCTGTATCCGCCGATGCTGATCGTCAGGATATCGCCGCGAGCGGGGTTGTTCGGGACTTCCGGGAACCACTTCGTGCTTTCGAATCCTGTGCAGAACACGATGTTGTCGGCTGTCGTTCCGAGTGGATTTATTGATACGCGGTCGCCTCGCAACTCCACTTCCGTCGTCATGTCCACGCGACCGCGAAAGTACTCGCTGCGTCGATCAAAGAAGGCGGCCGTCGCCTTAAGAAACCCGGCGACGTCCAGTCGGCCTGACGGCTTGCGTCGGCTGCCGTAGTACGTTTTTCCGCCGACCTGCAATTCGCCGCTCCATTCACCGCGATCTGCGCCGGACTGATCTTCGGCCGTTGCTCTTGCCGACGACGTGTCTTCCTCCGCCTGCCGCAGCCGCACTGTTTCGGTTTCGCGAAAAAATGTCCCGGCGACTTCTGCTTCGACCCGCTGATAGAACGCTCTGGCCGTCTGCCAATCGAGTTCGAAATCCTGCGACCGCACCATCCGTCGCCCGGTGACCGGTGTCATCAATCCCGCGGAAACTCTTGACGCTGAGTTCTCGTCACCTGCGTCAGCGATCAGTACTGATCGGCCCTGCCAATGGAGGTTCCATGCCAGAGTTGATCCGGCAAGTCCCTGGCCGATAATGATTGCGTCGACGTGTTTCGTCATTCACCTGCCGCGCCCTGAAATCCGTTGCTCTGAACAATGATTGCTGGCAACGATTGTTCAGTTTCCGTAATCTCTTCGTGGTCAGCTACCGTCGCCGCTTTTTCCCTCCGGAGTGCATTCCATGACTCAACAAACCCGCCGCGCTTTTCTGCAAACCACCACCGCTGCCGCCTCGGCGATTTCCACCGGCCTCTTCGCTGGTTCGTCGGTGGCCTACCAATCGAAGAATCCTCTTGAGAAGCTCAGCGTTGCCTGCATCGGCACCGCCAATCGTGCCGCCGAAGATGTGAACGGTGTCATGAGCGAGAACATCGTGGCGCTGTGCGATGTCGATGCCAATTATCTGGATCGGTCAAAGAAACTGATCACGGAAAAAATGGGCGCGGAACCCCGGACCTACGCTGACTATCGAGAAATGATCGACGCTGAAGCCGACAGGATCGATGCCGTTGTCGTCGCTACGGCCGATCATCATCATGCTCCCGCTACGATGCGCGCGATTCGCGCCGGAAAGCATGTGTACTGTGAAAAGCCGCTGACACACACGGTTCAGGAGGCTCGACTGGTCGCTGAAGCCGCCCGCGAATTCGGCGTCGCCACACAGTTGGGGACTCAGATTCACGCCGAAAACAACTATCGTCGTGTCGTGGAGATCATTCAAAGCGGTGCGATCGGCGACGTCACCGACGTTCACGTGTGGGTCGGTAAGGGCTGGGGTATCACCGAACTGTCGGGTGAGGAATCCGAACCGCCGAAAACACTGAGCTGGGATTTGTGGCTTGGTCCGGCCCCTGTGCGGCCTTTCGTCGCCGGACGATACCACCCCGCTCAATGGCGTCGCTGGTGGGATTTCGGTCAGGGGACACTTGGTGACATGGCCTGCCACTACATGGACCTGCCGTTCTGGGCTTTGAAGCTGCGTCATCCGACGCACTGCGAAGCGGAAGGAGCCGAAGTCCATCCGCTGATGGCGCCCACCGGGCTGATTGTTCGCTACAAGTATCCGGCACGGGAAGACCTGGTCGCCTGCAATCTGACGTGGTACGACGGTGACCTGATTCCGAAAGAGGTCGCCGGCCAGCGCGTGCCCGCCAACGGCGTCATGTTTGTCGGCACGGAAGGTCTGATGTTTGCCGACTACGGAAAGTACAAACTCTTCCCTTCGGACAAGTTCGCGGGCTTCGAACCGCCGCCCAAAACCATCCCCGATTCGATCGGTCATCATCAGGAATGGATCAGGGCGTGCAAAGACGGATCGTCGACGACGTGCAACTTCGATTACTCCGGCGCTCTTACCGAAAGCGTGCTGCTCGGAAACGTGGCTTATCGAACCGGCACATCTCTGGATTGGGACGCTGCAAATCTGAAGGCCACGAATTGTCCCGACGCGGATCATTACATCCGCAAGGAATATCGCAGCGGTTGGGAAGTCTCGTGACCTTGTCAGGAATGACGCTGCCGGTCGCACGAATTTGTCCTCCACCGAAGCAGAGTCGGTGGAGGACCGGCAAAACAGAAATAAAGAAAGTAGCAGTAATAGACGTCAGACGAACGGTTGTTGATAAGTCACGGCCCGAAGATCGTAAGTACGGCGATCACAACGAATTGAATGAACCCGTGAGCTGTGAAGACACGGCGAAACAGCCGGGCGATCGATGTTGGAAAAGCGGCTGGTGAGTCGTGTCGAAACGGACGCAAACGCCGTCACGGAATCGACCGTCGCGTCAAAGTCGATGGAAAGTAGCACAACCATCAGACAGACAGAGACAATCAATCAACACGCGTGTTGATAACGTCAGCAGGGGTCGAAACGGCGGCGGATCAGGTTTCGTAAGCCACGACGCCGTGACGCTGCGAGCGGCTGATGCGGTCGGTGGCGTGCAGTCCGGCCAGCACGAATTCCACGCACGAAGCACGGACAGCCACATTTTCGGAGGCATTCAGTTCGAAGGCCTTGTCCCAGATCGGCGGCACTCGTTTCAGCAGTTGCTCATAGTGGTGGCTGGGCAGCATGTCGCCCACTTCGATCTTGACACCCCTGGCGAAGATCTGACTGATTTCTTCCAGACCGTGCAGCTCGACATATTCTTCGAAGACGGACTTAATCGCTTCGGCAGTGACGGAATCCAGCACCTGCCGTTCACTCATCTGATGGCTGCTCATCAGGTCGACTTCCAGCTTACCGAGTGACGACGAATACAGGTGGCCCAGGTCGCTGATTCGGGGAGCGGAAGGTTTTTCGCCAAGAACAGCACCTCGACGTCGGGCGCTGGCGATCATTGTCTGATAGTTGGCGATACTGAATCGAGCACTGACACCGGACTGCTGGTCGATATATCGGCTGCGGCGAGCTGCGCGGCTGATTTCCTCAACGATCTGCTTCATGAAGAACGGGACGACGACGGGAAATTCGCCGTCAAGCGGGATGTCTGCTTCCTGTTCCATGATCTGAATGCCCAGGTCACGCTCTTCCGGATAGTGCGTGTGAATGATGCTGCCGATGCGGTCCTTAAGCTGCGGGATGACCTTGCCGCTGCGGTTGTATGTCGAGGGATTCGCGGAGAACAGGATCACAACATCGATATCGAACTGGATGGGAAAACCGCGAATCTGAACATCGCGTTCCTCCAGAATGTTGAACAGCCCGACCTGAACCAGCTCATCAAGCTCCGGCAGTTCGTTCATGGCGAAGATACCGCGGTGCATTCGCGGAATCAGCCCGAAGTGCAAAGCGTCTTCGGCCGACATGCTGGTGCCGGCGGCCAGTTTCGCGGGGTCGATTTCGCCAATGATGTCAGCAAACTTGGTGCCTGGTGCAAGGCGTTCCGAATAGCGCTGCTCACGAGGCCACCACTTGATGGGGACCTCTTCATCCGCCGTGGTTGCCAGGTGGTCGATGGCCATCGAAGTAATCGGCTTCAGAGGATCCTCGTGGACCGGACATCCGGGAAGATCGAGATACGGAATGGCATCAGTCAGAAACCGCGACATCGTTCGCATCAGGCGGCTCTTCCCCTGGCCCTTTTCCCCCAGAAACAGCATGTCGTGACCCGCCAGCAGCGCCAGGCTAATTTCCGGAATCACAGTACTGTCGTAGCCGATCATCCCGGGAAACAGTTCCGCGCCGCCGGAGAGCGCGAGGAGAAAGTTGTCACGAAGCTCTTCCTTGACGGTTCTCGACTGCCAGCCGCAGGCCTTCAATTCGGCCAGGGTGGACGGTCGTTCCGGGGTGTGAGTCATAGTCTTTTCGCTTTCGTTGCCGTGAGGCGACCGCAACAGAGGGTTACGAGTCACAAGTGACAACAGCCGAAGGGGATGGCTCGGCGAAGGTTCGCTGTTTGTACCCGGATCGCGGCGGGCATCCGATTATTGCCGCGATTCGGCCTGTGAACAGGGCTTCATGATGTTTTTGACGGCATGTTTGAAATCGCGGCTGTCATGAGTCCCCGGAAGGATTCTTCATCGTCAGTGGATAGAAAAGCGGTATCGATCATCACAGCCGCCAGATCGTCGGTTCGCCGAGGAATTTTCACGAGATCCTTCAGTGTGACGAGCACCAGATCGCAGTCGTTGTCGGTTCGCAACCGGAGCACTTCATCGATATCAGCGGCGGTAAAATGATGGTGATCGGGAAAGAACCGCGACGCCGCGATTTGGGCGCCGAGAGTCTCACAAGTCATCCGAAAAGCCGTCGGGTTGCCAATCGCCGCAGCCAGCACCACCCGTCTTCCCATGATCGCGGTGAGATCGATGTGTTTCCCGGTCGCCGTCTGAAGACCGGCGGGCACGAAGCTGACGCGAAAGATCCGGTCGGCCAGCTTCGGGTTGTTTCGCAGCACCGCGGTGTCAATCCGGTCTAAAGCAGTGTGATCCGCGAGATCCGCTCGCGTCACCAGGACCGCGTCGGCACGTCGCAGCGAGGACAGCGGTTCTCGAAGCAAGCCCCGCGGCAACAGATGATCGTGGCCGAACGGACACGTCGCATCGATCAGAACGACGTTGAAGTCACGGTGGATTCGGCGATGCTGGAAGGCGTCGTCCAGCACGATCGCCGTCGCGGAAGTGTTGCGTGCCAGCATCGACGCCGCGACCACACGATCCGGGTTCTGTTCGTGAGGAACCCGGGACACAACAATTCCAGAACGCGTTTTTCATCGTTGGTGCCGCTGCTGTCCGCCCGATAACCGCGGCTGACGATACCCGGCATGTGGCCGGAGGACAGCAGCATTCTCACCATCGCAGCGACCACGGGCGTTTTTCCCGTGCCGCCCGTGGTGAGGTTGCCGATCGAAATCACGGGCACACTTATCCGCCGCGTTGTCTTCCAGCCGAAATCATACGCCGCATTTCTGGCAGCGATCACGGCTCGATAAGGCACGGACAGCGCTGACAGAACAAGACGTCCGCAGGCCGCCGCGGGACCAGCCGTCTCACCGCTGATAAGTTGGTGAAATGCCCGTTCAGACATGATCCCGCCGAAGTTGTTTGGCCGCGCCGATACTGCTAGTTTGCCCAGCCAGGCTCGAACAACACCCGAAAACAGAGGATCGCATGTCGTCCACAAAGTCCACGATTTACTACACCTACACCGACGAAGCTCCGGCGTTGGCAACGCACTCATTGCTTCCGATCGTGCGGTCGTTTGCCGGCGCCGCGGGAGTTGACATCGAAACGCCGGATATCTCACTGGCCGGAAGAATCATCGCCAACTTTCCGGAGAATTTAACGGAGCAGCAAAAGCAACGCGATGCACTGTCGGAACTGGGGGAACTTGCGAAGACACCGGCCGCGAACATCATCAAGCTGCCAAACATCAGCGCGTCAGTGCCCCAACTGATCGAAGCCATCCGCGAACTCCAGCAGCAGGGCTATAACATCCCGGATTACCCGGAAGAACCGCAGACCGAAGCAGAAAAGGCAATCCGGGCGCGGTACGGCAGAGTACTCGGCAGCGCTGTGAATCCCGTACTGCGCGAAGGCAACTCTGACCGCCGAGTCGCCACTCCCGTGAAGGAATATGCCAGGAAGCATCCGCATTCGATGGGCGAATGGAGCCGCGATTCAAAAACGCACGTGGCCAGCATGAGCCGCGGCGATTTCTACGGCAGCGAACAGTCGGTTGTTGTGGAAAACGCAGGCAGCGTACGAATCGAACTGGTGTCGCGGAACGGTGACGCAACGGTGCTGCATCCCGGTGTGACTGTGCAACAGGGCGAAGTCATCGACGCGGCGCGCATGAGCGCGAAATCGCTTCGGGAATTCCTGGCGTCCGAAATCGAGGACGCGAAAGCTCAGGGTGTGCTGCTGTCGGTCCACCTGAAAGCAACGATGATGAAGGTGTCGGATCCGATCATCTTCGGCCACGTCGTAAGCGTCTACTTTGACGAAGTGTTCACGAAGCATGCCGCTACGCTGGAAGAGATCGGTTTTGATCCGGAGAACGGATTGGGAGATCTTTACAGCCGGATCGAAAGTCTTCCCGCCGATCAGCAGCAGTCCATCAAAGCCGACATCGAAAAGGTGTTCGAGAATCGGCCCCGCCTGGCGATGGTCAATTCGGACAGGGGGATCACGAATCTGCACGTACCCAGCGACGTGATCATCGACGCTTCGATGCCCGCCGCGATCAGGGCCTCCGGAAAGATGTGGGGCCCGGACGGCAGCCTTCACGACACAAAGGCGCTGATCCCGGACCGCAGCTATGCCGGCGTTTACCAGGCGACGATTGACTACTGCAAACAACACGGAGCCTTCAATCCCGCCACGATGGGCAGCGTCTCGAATGTAGGTTTGATGGCCAGAAAAGCCGAAGAATACGGCTCCCATGACAAGACGTTTAAGATCCCGCATCCGGGGACCGTTCGAGTCGTCGATGAATCGGGGCAGGTACTGCTGGAAGAAGTTGTTGAGACCGGCGACATCTGGCGAATGTGTCAGACGAAAGACGAACCGATCCGAGACTGGGTCCGCCTGGCGGTCAGCAGGGCTCGCGCGACAGGAGCGACTGCCGTGTTCTGGCTCGACGAGAATCGAGCCCACGACGCAAATCTGATTGACAAGGTGAACCAATATCTGCCGGACTATGACACGACCGGACTCGATATCCGCATCATGTCTCCCGTAAAGGCAACAGAGTTCACGTGCCAGCGTTCGAAGGAAGGCAGGGATACAATTTCCGTGACCGGCAACGTCTTGAGAGATTATCTCACGGACCTGTTTCCGATCCTGGAACTCGGCACCAGTGCGAAGATGCTGTCCATCGTTCCGCTGCTGGCGGGTGGCGGATTGTTCGAAACCGGTGCCGGCGGTTCCGCGCCGAAGCATGTGGAGCAGTTCCTGGAAGAGGGCCATCTGCGCTGGGACTCGCTGGGTGAGTATCTGGCTCTGGCCGTGTCGCTGGAAGACCTCGCGGAAAAAACCGGCAGCGAACGAATTCGAATGCTCGCGGAAACGCTGGACCGAGCCAACGGCCAGTTTCTGAACAACGACAAGTCGCCGTCGCGCAAGGTGAACGAGCTGGATAATCGCGGCAGCCACTTCTACCTTGCGCTGTATTGGGCTCAGGAACTGGCGGCGCAGGCAATCGATGGCGATCTCCGGAGTCGGTTTACGGGAATTGCGCAACGGCTGAGTGAAAACGAATCCAGGATCGTCGGGGAACTGAACGCCGCGCAGGGACATCCGGTTGATATCGGCGGCTACTACCATCCGGATCCCCAAAAGACGGAAGCCGCCATGCGTCCGAGCGCGACGTTCAATCAGATTCTGGCGGAGCTTGTTGATCGGTAACCGCAAATCGTCAGCGCCGCTGTTCACATTGGCGAGCCGGGCAGCACTGCGATCGTGCGGGAGATCCGCGTTTCGCATCGCAGCCGCAGGCAGTCCGGCGAACTGACAGTTTCCGTGCATATCGGGCACATCGACGACTCGGAACATTCACATCGACGGGAGACTGACATGTTGGATCGTCTGCTACTGACCTGCCTGTTGTGTCTGCTGATATCCGGATGCCGGGAAGCGGCTTCTCCCGGCGGCGGATCACCGCCCACGGCCGAAGTGAGCTCCGCAATCGCAAAGCCACCGGCGGACGATCCGGCCGCTGTCATCACGCTGGAAGCACTGGGAGCAACGCTCAAACGGGACGGCAACGGTAACGTGACGGAAGTCAGCCTGAGGAATACAACGGCGTCGGACCACGATATTGCTCACGCGGCGAAACTCATGGAATTGAAATCGCTGCTGCTGAACGACCTGCCTCT harbors:
- a CDS encoding FAD-dependent oxidoreductase is translated as MTKHVDAIIIGQGLAGSTLAWNLHWQGRSVLIADAGDENSASRVSAGLMTPVTGRRMVRSQDFELDWQTARAFYQRVEAEVAGTFFRETETVRLRQAEEDTSSARATAEDQSGADRGEWSGELQVGGKTYYGSRRKPSGRLDVAGFLKATAAFFDRRSEYFRGRVDMTTEVELRGDRVSINPLGTTADNIVFCTGFESTKWFPEVPNNPARGDILTISIGGYRRTEVIHRGIWIAPEIDGRQTAGATYDWKDPRPQPKAEGRAELLSRLSELVTGSIEVIRHRAAVRPTMKDYEPVLGRNSQHRNAWIFNGLGSKGAVRAPRLAAQLVEAMYNDSPIEAKSDYARLKKKAELAAQPPLTQIAQQLVAEVVKPGDTVIDATVGNGFDTCHLSRLVGDAGLVIGFDIQEAALASTTQRLQAHGLQNVRLILRGHETLNSEVSPLSVAAVMFNLGYLPRGDKKVITSPETTVPAIQQAAEALRAGGIMTILAYRGHAGGPEEGTAVTKVLARLGAGFNVRRIESRSAGDSSPVLYVVRKVELQHDVAVQ
- a CDS encoding Gfo/Idh/MocA family oxidoreductase, which gives rise to MTQQTRRAFLQTTTAAASAISTGLFAGSSVAYQSKNPLEKLSVACIGTANRAAEDVNGVMSENIVALCDVDANYLDRSKKLITEKMGAEPRTYADYREMIDAEADRIDAVVVATADHHHAPATMRAIRAGKHVYCEKPLTHTVQEARLVAEAAREFGVATQLGTQIHAENNYRRVVEIIQSGAIGDVTDVHVWVGKGWGITELSGEESEPPKTLSWDLWLGPAPVRPFVAGRYHPAQWRRWWDFGQGTLGDMACHYMDLPFWALKLRHPTHCEAEGAEVHPLMAPTGLIVRYKYPAREDLVACNLTWYDGDLIPKEVAGQRVPANGVMFVGTEGLMFADYGKYKLFPSDKFAGFEPPPKTIPDSIGHHQEWIRACKDGSSTTCNFDYSGALTESVLLGNVAYRTGTSLDWDAANLKATNCPDADHYIRKEYRSGWEVS
- a CDS encoding magnesium chelatase yields the protein MTHTPERPSTLAELKACGWQSRTVKEELRDNFLLALSGGAELFPGMIGYDSTVIPEISLALLAGHDMLFLGEKGQGKSRLMRTMSRFLTDAIPYLDLPGCPVHEDPLKPITSMAIDHLATTADEEVPIKWWPREQRYSERLAPGTKFADIIGEIDPAKLAAGTSMSAEDALHFGLIPRMHRGIFAMNELPELDELVQVGLFNILEERDVQIRGFPIQFDIDVVILFSANPSTYNRSGKVIPQLKDRIGSIIHTHYPEERDLGIQIMEQEADIPLDGEFPVVVPFFMKQIVEEISRAARRSRYIDQQSGVSARFSIANYQTMIASARRRGAVLGEKPSAPRISDLGHLYSSSLGKLEVDLMSSHQMSERQVLDSVTAEAIKSVFEEYVELHGLEEISQIFARGVKIEVGDMLPSHHYEQLLKRVPPIWDKAFELNASENVAVRASCVEFVLAGLHATDRISRSQRHGVVAYET
- the lpxK gene encoding tetraacyldisaccharide 4'-kinase, with the protein product MLARNTSATAIVLDDAFQHRRIHRDFNVVLIDATCPFGHDHLLPRGLLREPLSSLRRADAVLVTRADLADHTALDRIDTAVLRNNPKLADRIFRVSFVPAGLQTATGKHIDLTAIMGRRVVLAAAIGNPTAFRMTCETLGAQIAASRFFPDHHHFTAADIDEVLRLRTDNDCDLVLVTLKDLVKIPRRTDDLAAVMIDTAFLSTDDEESFRGLMTAAISNMPSKTS
- a CDS encoding tetraacyldisaccharide 4'-kinase — translated: MSERAFHQLISGETAGPAAACGRLVLSALSVPYRAVIAARNAAYDFGWKTTRRISVPVISIGNLTTGGTGKTPVVAAMVRMLLSSGHMPGIVSRGYRADSSGTNDEKRVLELLCPGFLTNRTRIVWSRRRCWHATLPRRRSCWTTPSSIAESTVTSTSF
- a CDS encoding NADP-dependent isocitrate dehydrogenase encodes the protein MSSTKSTIYYTYTDEAPALATHSLLPIVRSFAGAAGVDIETPDISLAGRIIANFPENLTEQQKQRDALSELGELAKTPAANIIKLPNISASVPQLIEAIRELQQQGYNIPDYPEEPQTEAEKAIRARYGRVLGSAVNPVLREGNSDRRVATPVKEYARKHPHSMGEWSRDSKTHVASMSRGDFYGSEQSVVVENAGSVRIELVSRNGDATVLHPGVTVQQGEVIDAARMSAKSLREFLASEIEDAKAQGVLLSVHLKATMMKVSDPIIFGHVVSVYFDEVFTKHAATLEEIGFDPENGLGDLYSRIESLPADQQQSIKADIEKVFENRPRLAMVNSDRGITNLHVPSDVIIDASMPAAIRASGKMWGPDGSLHDTKALIPDRSYAGVYQATIDYCKQHGAFNPATMGSVSNVGLMARKAEEYGSHDKTFKIPHPGTVRVVDESGQVLLEEVVETGDIWRMCQTKDEPIRDWVRLAVSRARATGATAVFWLDENRAHDANLIDKVNQYLPDYDTTGLDIRIMSPVKATEFTCQRSKEGRDTISVTGNVLRDYLTDLFPILELGTSAKMLSIVPLLAGGGLFETGAGGSAPKHVEQFLEEGHLRWDSLGEYLALAVSLEDLAEKTGSERIRMLAETLDRANGQFLNNDKSPSRKVNELDNRGSHFYLALYWAQELAAQAIDGDLRSRFTGIAQRLSENESRIVGELNAAQGHPVDIGGYYHPDPQKTEAAMRPSATFNQILAELVDR